In one window of Desulforhabdus amnigena DNA:
- a CDS encoding ABC transporter permease, producing MRGCLAIYERELLILRKKFFRQVASMSVGPLLYLIAFGLGMGKGVEVQGHSYMEFLIPGLVAMSSMIQAFAIASEINIARFYWRIFEEFQAAPIRNIAYVTGEVLAGITRALLSIGIILLIGLCAGVFLSYNIFFWLAVVLNSFLFASLAVCMAMLVKSHADQALLTNFFITPMAFLGGTFFPVDRMPPWAQKILHFLPLTHAAHAIRSAAFGLPPESFSYLLLAITGSILFVLAFYCVNKAKE from the coding sequence ATGAGAGGCTGCCTGGCTATCTACGAGCGGGAACTCCTGATTCTCAGAAAAAAATTTTTCAGGCAGGTGGCGTCCATGTCCGTTGGGCCCCTCCTTTACCTCATCGCTTTTGGTCTTGGAATGGGGAAAGGCGTGGAGGTGCAGGGGCATTCTTATATGGAGTTTCTGATTCCCGGGCTTGTGGCCATGAGCAGCATGATTCAGGCCTTTGCCATTGCCAGCGAAATCAATATAGCCAGGTTTTACTGGCGCATTTTTGAAGAATTTCAGGCGGCCCCCATTCGAAACATTGCCTATGTGACGGGAGAGGTGCTGGCGGGCATCACCCGCGCACTCCTTTCCATCGGAATCATTCTTCTCATTGGTCTCTGTGCCGGGGTTTTCCTTTCCTACAACATCTTTTTTTGGCTCGCCGTCGTCCTCAACAGCTTTCTGTTCGCATCCCTGGCGGTCTGCATGGCGATGCTCGTCAAATCCCATGCGGACCAGGCATTGCTCACCAATTTTTTCATCACTCCCATGGCCTTCCTGGGGGGGACTTTTTTCCCCGTGGACCGCATGCCTCCATGGGCCCAGAAAATTCTCCATTTCCTGCCGCTCACCCATGCCGCCCATGCCATTCGAAGCGCGGCCTTTGGCCTGCCTCCCGAATCCTTTTCTTACCTGCTTCTTGCCATTACGGGATCCATTCTCTTTGTTCTGGCTTTCTATTGCGTCAACAAGGCCAAGGAATAA